The Synchiropus splendidus isolate RoL2022-P1 chromosome 1, RoL_Sspl_1.0, whole genome shotgun sequence genome includes a window with the following:
- the raph1b gene encoding ras-associated and pleckstrin homology domains-containing protein 1b isoform X3, protein MWSHLITTFGMEVMASCWRGQEEQAAKVKAEKIRVALEKIKEAQVKKLVIRVHMSDESSKTMMVDERQTVRQVLDSLLDKSHCGYSPDWSLVETISELQMERIFEDHENLVENLLNWTRDSHNKLMFIERIEKYALFKNPQNYLLGRKETSEMADRNKEALLEECFCGGTVSVPEIEGVLWLKDDGKKSWKKRYFLLRASGIYYVPKGKAKASRDLVCFLQLDHVNVYYGQDYRSKYKAPTDYCLALKHPQIQKKSQYIKYLCCDDVRTLHQWVNGIRIAKYGKQLYMNYQEAMKRTEAAYDWSSISTSSIRSGSSSASIQESQSNHSGHSDSGVDTGSSHGRSQSVVSSIFSEAWKRGTQMEENSKMRTETSRGATLPHGSHGHRHHSHHSMDHTALTPPPQSTTHPHLQQPTTPPVTPQPMPPPPQSPQQVRHSAAKSPQRQLSTPQLPQQQQPVVNHSNATPPQQSGGNCEQQQTRSSYSHVPPQQQQAGGSYNHVPPQQQQAGGSYNHVPPQQQQAGGSYNHVPPQQQQAGGSYNHVPPQQQQAGGSYNHVPPQQQQAGGSYNHVPPQQQQAGGSYNHVPPQQQQAGGSYNHVPPQQKTPESQFNHVPSHQPQTTIGYNHVPPPQVQQSAPPPPPPPPPPPPPPPPPIQTVSHHSAALNMYKFSTINRLQSQKPPQVTNHKLHSHHHGHQQAPAQAPVKPNVNHIAARTNVPPPPPPPPPPSMPTPGSAMAVLRLGPPSPAAPPSFIPPPPALLQTNSLAFPAPPPPPPPPPAPSPMSHAVHPTGLKQALKERFPSPPRDLLSLNGGLEESPPPAPAPTPPPPPPPPPPPPPPPPQQFPVPAQFPPPPAPPKSFTPGFMPHTKPMSPVSPFPPAPPPAAVCAPPPPPPPPPPITLKKQFSLQTAHASQPPPTLPKQHSLSKPPPGSSPAVSSVKQLASQFPVSSHSEPPKAPLSPPAVKTKPRWQPGSGPQRHSPEFPPPPPENNAGFPAPPPPPPPPGPTPTPPPLPPGNLASPVMRSPSGAGGAGGKKPPPTPQRNSSIRSDSSSSYEESRRNLLSKFAPQNNTNPSSLRSTTSAGSPSKEPLAGPPAPPKPGKLNLANLPPALQAKVSQAKQSSGDFPSPPPECAYFPPPPPAVDLFPPPPPPGGDVHSAGPPRVAVVNPQPQAPPPPPPVSLVSNSSWSKSSLKKTPPATLARRSNNTPEPPAVSPPPPTSPKGNSGQPNFLEDLHRTLKRKSVGRQGSVNSTSGKMDTGTLDDMALPPPPPELLDQDTQSNGGNGAFNVSGYATIRRGPPPAPPKRGDATKLTG, encoded by the exons ATGTGGAGTCATCTGATCACGACCTTCGGCATGGAGGTGATGGCGTCTTGTTGGAGGGGGCAG GAAGAGCAAGCTGCCAAGGTGAAGGCAGAAAAGATCCGAGTCGCCCTGGAAAAAATCAAAGAGGCCCAGGTCAAAAAG CTGGTGATCCGGGTCCACATGTCAGACGAGAGCTCCAAGACCATGATGGTGGACGAGAGACAGACAGTCCGACAGGTGCTGGACAGCCTGCTGGACAAGTCTCACTGTGGCTACAGTCCTGACTGGTCTCTGGTGGAGACCATCAGTGAGCTGCAAATGG AGCGCATTTTCGAGGATCACGAGAATTTGGTGGAGAATCTGTTGAACTGGACGCGAGACAGCCACAACAAGCTGATGTTCATCGAACGCATCGAGAAGTACGCCCTGTTCAAGAACCCGCAG AACTATTTGTTGGGGCGCAAGGAGACTTCGGAAATGGCCGACAGGAACAAAGAGGCTTTGTTGGAG GAGTGCTTCTGCGGCGGTACCGTGTCCGTACCAGAGATCGAGGGCGTGCTGTGGCTGAAGGACGACGGCAAGAAGTCGTGGAAGAAGCGTTACTTCCTCCTCCGGGCTTCTGGAATATACTATGTTCCGAAAGGGAAAGCTAAG GCGTCCAGGGATCTGGTGTGCTTCCTTCAGCTGGACCATGTCAACGTGTACTACGGGCAGGACTACCGCAGCAAGTACAAGGCGCCCACAGACTACTGCCTGGCTCTGAAG CACCCCCAGATCCAGAAGAAGTCCCAGTACATCAAGTACCTGTGCTGTGATGACGTCAGGACGCTCCACCAGTGGGTGAACGGAATCAGAATTGCCAAA taTGGAAAGCAGCTGTACATGAACTATCAGGAGGCCATGAAGAGGACGGAAGCAGCGTATGACTGGTCCTCCATCTCCACGTCCAGCATCAGATCTGGGTCCAGTTCAGCAAGTATCCAAG AGTCCCAGTCCAACCACTCGGGACACTCAGACAGTGGGGTGGACACAGGCTCTTCTCACGGCCGCTCCCAGAGCGTGGTGAGCTCCATTTTCTCCGAGGCCTGGAAGAGGGGCACCCAGATGGAGGAGAACTCCAAG ATGAGAACTGAGACCTCCAGGGGAGCGACGCTGCCGCACGGCTCTCATGGCCATCGCCATCACAGCCATCACTCAATGGACCACACGGCACTCACCCCCCCACCACAGTCTACCACCCACCCCCACCTGCAGCAACCCACCACGCCACCCGTGACACCCCAGCCCATGCCCCCCCCACCACAGTCTCCCCAACAGGTGCGGCACTCTGCTGCCAAATCCCCTCAGAGACAACTGTCCACACCCCAGCTCCCACAGCAACAGCAACCGGTTGTCAACCACAGCAATGCAACCCCGCCACAGCAGAGCGGAGGCAACTGTGAGCAACAACAGACCAGGAGCAGCTACAGCCACGTCCCCCCGCAACAACAACAGGCTGGAGGCAGCTACAACCACGTCCCCCCGCAACAACAACAGGCTGGAGGCAGCTACAACCACGTCCCCCCGCAACAACAACAGGCTGGAGGCAGCTACAACCACGTCCCCCCTCAACAACAACAGGCTGGAGGCAGCTACAACCACGTCCCCCCGCAACAACAACAGGCTGGGGGCAGCTACAACCACGTCCCCCCGCAACAACAACAGGCTGGAGGCAGCTACAACCACGTCCCCCCGCAACAACAACAGGCTGGAGGCAGCTACAACCACGTCCCCCCGCAACAACAACAGGCTGGAGGCAGCTACAACCACGTCCCCCCGCAACAGAAGACGCCCGAGAGCCAGTTCAACCACGTCCCCTCACATCAACCACAGACCACCATCGGCTACAACCATGTTCCCCCCCCACAGGTGCAACAGTCGGcgccaccacctccacctccaccgccccctcccccaccccctccgcctcctccaaTTCAGACTGTGTCCCATCATTCAGCCGCTCTCAACATGTACAAGTTCAGCACCATCAACAGACTCCAGAGCCAGAAGCCGCCCCAGGTCACCAACCACAAGCTGCACAGTCATCACCACGGGCATCAGCAGGCCCCAGCGCAAGCGCCGGTGAAGCCCAACGTGAATCACATAGCTGCACGGACAAAcgtcccgcctcctcctcccccgcctCCACCCCCGTCGATGCCCACTCCTGGGTCAGCGATGGCCGTCCTGAGACTGGGACCGCCCAGTCCAGCTGCTCCGCCCTCCTTCATCCCGCCTCCCCCAGCTCTTTTACAGACCAATTCCCTGGCTTTCCCTGCACCGCCGCCGCCCCCTCCGCCTCCACCTGCACCAAGTCCCATGAGCCATGCTGTCCACCCCACTGGACTGAAGCAGGCTCTGAAGGAGCGCTTCCCCAGTCCTCCCAGAGACCTTCTTTCACTTAACGGAGGCCTTGAAGAGTCTCCACCTCCTGCCCCTGCTCcaactccaccacctcctcctccgcctcctccaccaccaccccctcctccaccacagcagTTCCCGGTGCCGGCACAGTTCCCACCCCCACCTGCGCCCCCCAAGTCCTTCACGCCAGGCTTCATGCCCCATACCAAACCCATGTCTCCCGTTTCCCCTTTTCCACCTGCACCACCCCCCGCTGCAGTGTGTGCCCCCCCACCTCCGCCTCCGCCGCCTCCACCTATAACTCTTAAAAAGCAGTTCAGCCTCCAGACGGCCCACGCGAGCCAGCCGCCGCCTACGCTGCCCAAACAGCACAGTTTGTCCAAGCCCCCGCCTGGATCTTCTCCTGCCGTGTCGTCCGTGAAGCAACTCGCCAGTCAGTTCCCTGTGTCCAGTCATTCAGAGCCTCCCAAGGCGCCGCTCTCTCCACCAGCCGTCAAGACAAAACCCAGGTGGCAGCCTGGAAGCGGCCCGCAGCGCCACTCTCCAGagtttcctcctccacctccggaGAACAACGCCGGCTTCCCCGCGccacctcctcccccaccaCCTCCCGGCCCTactcccaccccacccccccttCCACCTGGTAACCTGGCCTCCCCCGTCATGAGGTCTCCCTCTGGCGCGGGCGGTGCAGGAGGGAAGAAGCCCCCTCCCACCCCGCAGAGGAACTCCAGCATCAGGTCGGACTCCTCGTCCTCTTACGAAGAGTCCAGGCGGAATTTACTGAGCAAGTTTGCCCCGCAAAACAACACCAACCCATCTTCATTACGGTCCACCACCTCCGCAGGATCCCCCTCAAAGGAGCCTTTAGCTGGCCCTCCTGCGCCCCCTAAACCTGGGAAGCTGAACCTTGCCAACTTGCCGCCTGCTCTGCAGGCCAAAGTCAGCCAGGCCAAGCAGTCCAGTGGCGACTTTCCCTCCCCGCCGCCGGAGTGCGCATActtcccccctcctccccctgcagTGGACCTCTTTCCGCCTCCCCCTCCACCTGGAGGTGACGTCCACAGTGCAGGGCCACCAAGGGTCGCTGTGGTGAATCCTCAGCCACAAGCTCCGCCTCCCCCGCCACCTGTCTCTCTTGTCAGTAACTCTTCCTGGAGCAAGAGCTCGCTGAAGAAGACCCCTCCCGCCACACTGGCCCGCCGCAGCAACAACACCCCTGAGCCCCCGGCTGTCTCCCCTCCACCACCCACCTCCCCCAAGGGCAACTCAGGCCAGCCCAACTTCCTTGAAGACCTGCACCGGACTCTGAAGCGGAAGTCGGTGGGACGTCAAGGCTCCGTCAACTCCACCTCTGGCAAAATGGACACCGGGACTCTGGACGACATGGCGCTGCCTCCGCCACCACCCGAGCTGCTGGACCAGGACACGCAGAGCAACGGGGGAAACGGCGCCTTCAATGTCTCTGGCTATGCAACGATAAGAAGAGGACCCCCGCCTGCCCCTCCAAAAAGAGGGGACGCAACCAAACTGACTGGGTGA